The sequence below is a genomic window from Chloroflexota bacterium.
GGAGAATATAATGACGGGTCGTCATGCTAGGACCCGTGCCGGATTTGTTGATGCTGCCCTTCGTCTGCCCCGCTTTCACAAGGAAGAGGAAAGCATAACCCTGGAAGCAACACGCTGTCTCAATCTAGTGGGGCTGGGCGAATATGCCCGTCAGGAGGCCATGTCTATGCCCTACGGGCAGCAGAAGCTAATAGCTATTGCCCGTGCACTGGCCAGCGAGCCAAAGCTGTTGCTCCTTGATGAGCCTGGGGCTGGCCTAAATACCATGGAGAAGAGGGACTTGAGCGATCTTCTCCAGCGCATCAAGGAAATGGGGATTACCATTGTGCTGGTGGAGCACGATATGGATATGGTGATGCGTGTGGCTGAGTGGGTCATTGTGCTGGATGTGGGCCGAAAGTTGGCTGAGGGCACAGCCTCCCAGATCCAGCGTGATGAGAAGGTGATAGTCGCTTATCTAGGGGAGAGTGATCTCTGATGCTCAGTGTGGAGGGAGCTACAGTCTATTACGGACGTGTACGAGCTTTGAGAGAAGTATCTCTTAAGGTGGACGACGGGGAGATTGTGACACTCATCGGCGCTAATGGCGCTGGAAAGACCACTCTGCTCAATGCCATAGCCGGCGTCATGCCTTTGACCAGTGGCCAAGTTAGCTTGGACGGTAAGCCTCTCTCGGGGTTGCCCGCTCATGAGGTGGTAAGGATTGGTGTGGGCTATGTGCCAGAAGGAAGGCAGATCTTTGGGAGCCTTTCGGTGCTTGATAATCTGATGTTGGGAGGTTATTCTCGGAACATCGGCTCCTGGCTTGACCTCCTGAGCCCGTTGGGCAGGTTTGCACGCCGCAGCCAAGTTAAGAACGGTTTGCAGAATGTTCATAGACTTTTCCCTATACTCAAGGAAAGGAGTAAACAAAGGGCAGGGAGCCTGAGTGGTGGCGAGCAGCAGATGCTGGCTATTGGGCGAGCGCTAATGTCTTCTCCGAAG
It includes:
- a CDS encoding ABC transporter ATP-binding protein; this encodes MRDSILSLRNLRKEFGGVVAVADVSLDIEANKISAVIGPNGAGKTTLFNLITGYYAPTGGEIWFQGKLLNGISAPRRVELGIARTFQQILLFPHMTVLENIMTGRHARTRAGFVDAALRLPRFHKEEESITLEATRCLNLVGLGEYARQEAMSMPYGQQKLIAIARALASEPKLLLLDEPGAGLNTMEKRDLSDLLQRIKEMGITIVLVEHDMDMVMRVAEWVIVLDVGRKLAEGTASQIQRDEKVIVAYLGESDL
- a CDS encoding ABC transporter ATP-binding protein, producing MLSVEGATVYYGRVRALREVSLKVDDGEIVTLIGANGAGKTTLLNAIAGVMPLTSGQVSLDGKPLSGLPAHEVVRIGVGYVPEGRQIFGSLSVLDNLMLGGYSRNIGSWLDLLSPLGRFARRSQVKNGLQNVHRLFPILKERSKQRAGSLSGGEQQMLAIGRALMSSPKILLLDEPSLGLAPNLTRELLHLLVRLRQEGVTILLIEQDAMAALRIANRGYVMERGRIVAEGTDGELLGNDRLMRAYLGGVVA